A genomic segment from Bdellovibrionota bacterium encodes:
- a CDS encoding AAA family ATPase yields MYRTRSVEPQILQDLREKFVFISGPRQVGKTELAKRILSLQPGKYYNWDLIEDREAILKKQFVHDSLAVLDEVHKYERWKTFVKGIFDKYHEELKIIVTGSARLDIYRRGGDSLFGRYHLHYLHPFSVGELSGTEILPPKIIFEPLERGVLYDSLFEFGGFPEPLFKNSKEAHRRWSITRRERLIEEDVRSLTSIKLLGLLEHLMLLLPTKVGAPLSMNSLSRDLEVGFNTVKGWIENFERLFIAFRVSPFTQKITRSLKKEKKLYLWDWSQVESESARFENMVASHLWKAVTCWRSQGYGDFELRYLRDRDRREVDFCVIKDRRPWLLVEAKASDEQPSEPLYYFSNKLATPAVQVLHKKNVFRRNGPVTTISADVWLPQLP; encoded by the coding sequence GTGTACCGCACTCGAAGCGTCGAACCCCAAATTCTTCAGGACCTGAGGGAAAAATTCGTTTTTATTTCCGGTCCCCGTCAAGTGGGCAAGACGGAACTCGCAAAGAGGATCCTCTCGCTTCAACCGGGGAAATATTACAACTGGGATCTGATCGAAGATCGTGAGGCGATTCTCAAAAAACAGTTTGTTCACGATTCCCTTGCCGTTCTGGACGAAGTGCATAAATACGAACGATGGAAAACGTTCGTCAAGGGGATATTCGACAAATATCACGAAGAGCTGAAAATTATCGTAACCGGAAGCGCACGGCTCGACATTTACCGGCGTGGGGGAGACAGTCTCTTCGGAAGATATCATCTTCATTACCTTCATCCCTTTTCCGTAGGAGAATTGTCCGGCACGGAAATCTTGCCTCCTAAAATTATTTTCGAGCCGCTTGAGAGAGGAGTCTTATATGATTCGTTATTCGAATTCGGAGGATTTCCAGAGCCGTTGTTCAAGAATTCGAAAGAGGCGCACCGTCGATGGTCGATCACCCGGCGTGAACGTTTGATCGAGGAAGACGTCCGATCCTTAACCTCCATAAAACTATTAGGGTTGTTGGAACACCTGATGCTTCTTCTCCCCACAAAAGTGGGAGCTCCCCTGAGCATGAACTCCCTGAGCAGAGATTTGGAAGTCGGGTTCAATACGGTCAAAGGGTGGATTGAGAATTTCGAACGTTTGTTTATTGCGTTTCGGGTTTCGCCATTTACCCAAAAAATCACGCGAAGCTTGAAAAAAGAGAAAAAACTATACCTTTGGGATTGGTCGCAAGTTGAGAGCGAATCCGCGCGATTCGAAAACATGGTCGCAAGCCATCTTTGGAAGGCGGTGACCTGTTGGAGATCGCAAGGGTACGGGGATTTTGAGCTTCGTTATCTTCGGGACCGCGATCGAAGAGAGGTCGACTTCTGCGTGATAAAGGATCGACGCCCCTGGCTTCTTGTGGAAGCCAAGGCTTCCGACGAACAGCCTTCGGAGCCGCTATATTATTTTTCGAACAAGCTAGCCACGCCGGCAGTCCAGGTGCTTCACAAAAAGAACGTTTTTAGGAGGAACGGACCGGTGACCACGATCAGCGCGGATGTTTGGCTGCCTCAACTGCCGTAG